The following DNA comes from Erigeron canadensis isolate Cc75 chromosome 3, C_canadensis_v1, whole genome shotgun sequence.
TTTCACAAGTTTACTTTAGGTTCCAAAAACGATTGAAACGTGCCTTAAAGACCAATCAATAAATACCAATAGAATGCACATTCCTTGCCCCTTCATAAGTCAGATATATGTAGTTTAATTATGTTTCACGCATCATATCAGTGATGCAAAATAAACGCGGACTCAAAATATTTATGTTCAATactattatttaactttttaggTTGATAAAGACTTCTGTTCAATAGCTTAAAAATGAtctaacttttatattataagcaTCATCTTCTAAGAAATGCTCATTGTTCTTGTCTTAACCAAAGATCCACCGAGTAAATTTCGTGGAAATTTAGTTTATTTGCGGATTTAACAGGGACAATTAGAGTCTATGTTCATGATACCCGGGAATAAGTATATTGATACCTATGTACAAATGAGGAATATCGAGATCTAACTAAGTTGGAAGTAATTGAaatatgaattttaaatttgttaacgTTCTAAAAGGAGATGTCAATATGAATATACGAGTTACCTATTCTTCACTTTCAGTTACATTGCTTTTAGCATTCACGCTGTTCAAAATGTTGTTACATGCATCCTCAGCTGCTCTATTCAACGCAATTTCCTTCTTGGCTTTGTACTCGCCTCTTCCTTTAAGTTGATTATCAATAAAAACTTCATACACTCCTTGTTTTGACCATTTGTCTCTGAATCGTATCTTCAGTTTCTTTTTGTGACAGAGTTCATTGAGCTTCCTTACTGGATTGTGTTGGAGCATTTCAGGAGTGATCATGGGCTCGAGTAGAACTTTAGCTACctaaataatacaaaaaaacaaaatgtttcaATAAGATTGAAAGAGTGTTTGATATAGAGATGTGAAAATGGTAGTCTAAAGACGACAATTTCTTTGATACTAAAACGCCATTAACTTCTAAGCAAACTGTACATATGCAAGTATTTAcatttagaggtggcaattccGTTTCATTTACTTAAAAATCGGTTGATTCAGGTTGTGTTTTATATCTAAGAGATGATAAAAGAAAATGGCTTTAAATGAAAAGGGTCAGGTCAAAACTAGCCAGAAATATTGCTTTGATACAAAAAGCCTTCCAAAAGCGGCCTAAATATTGGACTGACAGTTTTCTCAACCAGGTATGTCAGATGCCCATTTTGACAAGTCAAATGTCACCCATATCACCGTTGCCACCTCAACTTGGAACATATATACAGAGACACAGCCATGGAATACTAGAATAGCAATTCATTTTCAGCATTTGCAaccaaagaaaaaaatatatcgtcgtcaaatgtaaaataaataaagaactATGAATTAACTACCCACACATTATTAAAAGGAACGAACTTATTAGAAGGATATATATCTAAAAGGAATTATACCTCCCATGTGGTATCAATTGAAGAATTGCTGTCAACGTAGATAGCTCCTATTGTGGATTCAACAATATCGGCTAAAGTCTTTGGAGCATCAATTAACCCAAATGAATGAAAGGGATACTTTTCAAGAGCACTCGTAAACACTCGAATCTGTACAAAATAAGTAATACACATAGAACTTACTACATTGACTTAAGCCCATATCAATCACATAACGAATGACAAAAACATTTCATGCTAGCTGGGATTAAACAGGCTAGCCATATCTCCTAAGGTATAACAAATGCTGTGCTAGCTTGCTACTTTTTTGACAATACACATTTATTACATCAAAGCTACTACTACatgattttgtttgtatatCAAAACTTTTGAACCATAATCTATCCAGCATAGTCCAACTAGGAATAAATTGTGTATAAAAAACAGGGCAGTTATAAAATGAAACGACATTAGGAGCACATGTTCAAATAAAAAGGTAGTAAAAGACTAAAAGGTATAGAAATGGGCTACTTGCTTAAAGAACTAACAGACTTTTGTCCATTTTATACTTTAGGTAACCAAATAGCAAGAATCTAGATGAAATAATCTACCAGTCACAACTCATGATGTGGCAACTGACGATCGGTAACTTTTGATACTATAAGCCTATCCTCTTGGGTAATTACCACACATTCAAAGATCCAAAGTCAAATAGTTTCTTGTGACAAAATAAGTCGGTTATCAACAACAAAATCACACCGAAATCAGCTACCTTTTGAATAATTAGGCATGTGGAGAAATACATGACTTGGAGTAACATACCTGCTTGCTAAGCATTGGATTCTCGTGGCGTAGGTACTTATGAAAGTTATATTTAACTGCTACACGCGCTAGCTTCTCAGTGTCAACGTTGGCAGCTCGAAGTGCAGTCAATGACCCTGGTGGGAGATTCGGGTACATAAAGAACTGTTGTTTACTGATTAGAAAATTTAGAATGGAATCACCAACATACTCGAGTCTTTCATATGATTCAGCTCCTTGATAACTTGGATGTGTAAACGCTTGTTGCAACAAATCCTTTTTCTTGAACTTATACCCTATAACCTTCTCCATCTCTTTAAGACTTGCTAATGCTTTATTCTCTTGTGATGATGATCTCATTACCTTAACTTTGGCTTGAATTGCTGTTAAAAACTTGCCAGATGAAACTGATTAAGTTACATAGTATTTGAAATCACTACGAATAGTCTTGAAAGAGTATTCCTTGTTAAACGAAATACAACTAGTTTCACACCATATATACCTAATTTGTTACTTACTCTCCTTGATGTCATTAATGCTTATAGTGTGATCACTCTTCCATCTTGACTAAACCCACATATTACATAAGGGAAATTGCCACAACAAAGCACTACAAAAGTTATCAAACTTCAAAATCTAAAATTCCAGCAACCCCTACAAGCCTATCAAGTGAAAGGTAAATCCAGCGCATCTACCAACCAGGACCAGCGACCGCTTAGGGCAGTGTATGCGTCTTCCATCTGTGAAGTTTTCGATGTGTAATGTAGTCTTATGTAAAATACTGAAACTTTAATATTTTTCCCCTATATGACAACAATAAAAAGGTTAACGCAATAAAAACCAAGAGTTTTACACCCTTATGACACTTTCCTGGTTCTGCCAAACCGCCCCACCCATTCTAACTTCTGCCCAAACGCAGAAGTGAAATTGCCAAAACGCTTTCGGTACCCTATATGTGTTTAAGTTCCAAAGTTTCACTCCTGAATTTGTCAAAATTTAACCTTTACTCCTAGACGAGTCAAAAATACTGAACTTTCAATCGCAATGATAAAAGAGAGTACTTTTTGTTTCCGACATTGTCAGATCTGATATCCAATTTTTAGAGAAGTGATCATACATGAATCCACGAAAGCCATGGGACTATTAATTGAACCCACAACCTATTAGTTGAATGATCGCCACGCATACCACTATCACCAAGACACGTGGGTATCTGAAATCCTTAGTTACCTTTCCATAACAACTTTCTCATTTCAAAATATCACTCTCTTAGAGGCAGCGGTGCAGTGCTAATATTtggcaaattggcaagttttgacTTGTTTATTAGCCACTAGGAGTCCGCCATGTCTCGAGCCAAAAACTTGCCAAATCTTGCCAATTTGTAGGGTGTAGTGCCAATTCTTGCCAAAGGGAGCCAATGTTAGTGTTcagaatttaaaaagaaaaataaggtGACAAATAaagctcccaacgttcactacAATCGGCCAGAAAGAGCCAATGTTACTTGCCAATGGAGGGGGGGTGCAATGGAGCCAAATTGCCAATTATTGCCGATGCTATTTGCCGACTGCACCCTTGCCTCTTATATCCAAATGTAAATTACTACTATGTTTTAGTCTGTTATATCCAAATTTAAATTACTACTATGTTTTGGTAAataaagttttcatctttttttgtGTTCAAGGTATTTCCcaaaatgtaaaataaacaGAAGAGACTTTCTCTGTTCGGTCCAAGTTAGCAAGAATAATGATACTTTTGACTCAGATGCACGCAGTCTTACCGGGTCCGACCATTTCACAAGACACCCAAATAATTTACCTAAGGATAAGGGTGCCTGATAGTGGTTGTTCAAAATGTAAAATAGTTATACAGATTTAAGGGTTATATGCAAAggctatatgtctatatatatatatgtatattattataaagtaaaaagaTAGAAATAATGAAAGGTGGGGGGGCTGGATGGCTAACCGTATTGTTGGAGGCGTTTGAAACAGTGAACATTGGATGAAGAGAAAAGTGACTGCCACCACGAACATGACGATCCCATCGAATTCAATTCCATACAAGATTTCATTTGGTACTTACATTCAATATCTGTTTTTTATGAGCGCCGCCATTACACCAACACAACTTTGATCTTGTTTTTTGATGGATACTCTCTCTGTTGTGTAATGAATCGCCGGGATGTGCCGTCTGGCTTTAGcttattttctagttttctacaACGTACGAAGTAACcctggtttttttcttttctttttacaaaCGAACGGGCGTGGGAGCTATGATGCAAACACACCTTACGTCTcaaatataatttcaaatacACAATCTGAATTAATCTCAAATACACAATCTAAATCTCAAAATCATGAAACccctaaacaaaaatataacaaatcacTTGATATTCTACACAATTAGACTCGACCCAATCCACCATAAGATTTCTAACATAAGTTCATGGGCGACGCATGCGACATGTTTTAGAGtgttttataatcatatatgaATCATATTTACatcctatttgtttttttaaaaaactactcGTATTGAGTTACCAAATTGATAAAtgactaaataaataaataatatttatataaaataagtcgatacaattgttttttgtttattattaaattaaaaagcaaACCTCTTTTAGTGACTTAACTAAATTATTGTCTCGTGTAATACGTGAGATAAACatgttatatttttgtaataacatatttaatagtattaaaaagatatgtataagtacaatttttaatttttaatatgaatagcAAAAGTTAGTGATAATGTTTACATAATTCTatcatttttaagttaataattCTATCGTTTAATTATTGGTAGCttataattcattaattaatatcGATTTTCATTTATTGGTATTTCAAACTCaatcttttaatttaatcataaaatatttaaatattaaaatatttaatacaatCATTTTAAcctattgtatgtatatacgatattaaaacttttataagtAAGTTAAATACATAATGATATAACAATGTTTACAATCATTTGAATATTATTTGAATATGTAATCATTTAACATGTAATAAGATTCATATAATTCATATGatttttattacaaaatatTAACTTTTATAATGTTTCGTgcctatgtgtatatatgttaaaaaaacttACTTTAACGACCCATTAATCATTAAAAATccttgattttattaaataatttttgttttagacccaatatttaatatgaatagtagttattttattttatttatttatttttattttttttgcgtTCTACTTCCCCATCCCGTGTCTTGTTTGGGGGAGCACCAAAAACATCAcgaagtgaaaaccggtggctAGGCCTTCATTGATAGGGTTTTTTCTCGTGTCTCGGCTGTAATTGGCATGAGTTTTTTCTAACTCTTTTGCAAACTTAGCAGTTAAAGATCTGGATTTCTTCTAGTTTGTGGAGCTCTATATTGTAATTTGTATATTGGCCGCTAGCAAATTACTAGTTTGGTCtatgttataataaaatttattttgccgttcaaaaaaaatttaatatgaatagCAAAACTTAGTGACGattcataattttataatttttaagttCAAATTGTATTGTTTTAAATTTGTCAACTaataattcattaattaatatcGATTTTGGTTCATTTATATTTCAAACTctatcttttaatttgatcatgaaTCTTAAATATTGGTTTTCAATagatatcatttcttttttagatgttgagttttaaattattttttttattacaaattgatacattgttttgagaaaaaaataaagggtACAATGCTCATGTAATTATTATGagctattttttttgttattaaaagtTGGTTGTAGTTACAACGTCCAGTTTTAATAAAACATTATACGTTGCGATATCTCTAGTTAAATTCAAGAGTACCATATTTTGATGATAAAGAACAAATatcagattaaaaaaaatacacaaacaaATATTATCTATAAAAAAGTATTACAAAAGATAACAtacaatatatgtgttaaatgttttcaagttttatatatattatatatatatattatctactattttaacatttaaatttacatatttaataactcatcttattttaaaaaaagtcacAAGCAACTCATGTATTTGACACGAACACAAATCTAACatattaaaagacaactgatgtaacatcaattaattaatcacaattctcgatattttttaaactaacttattaaacatgtgactaaattatgatattttaaaaaaataaatacaatcaaAGAACTTTAATTATTAtctatatgaatatttatagaaaaaagtctcattaattaatttatttttttgtttttcatcattaatttacatttttttttttcgccattaatttatactttctatcattaatatttaatttaaaagggatttacTTTGACTAATAAGTTGTGAGAAGTTgtgtttaataaattaaaaaattaaaaaatgtgatGTAGTGGTTATAAATTAATGCTCGATATGATCCAACGATTCTTTACTTTTAAGGATAATTTTAggactttgttatatatatattgtagattaTATTATtctaatttgattttattagtATAATTgcatttaaaatttaacataactaacaattcattttattttaaaaatgtcataAACAACCTGTGTATATGACACAAACATAAATATAGTGTTTATTTAAGACAAACCTAACCTCatttaatcaatcaaaactttcgattttcaaaattttaatttcctatcaatttatatacacaactagCGGAtttacccgggttcaacccgggccttttaataaaaattataaaactaaaaagtctgcatttaatttttgttataaatatattataaatcgatatgGAGATAGTAAATTGaataatacaataatttataaattaaaatacctattgcattaacaaaaaggatattatactatataaaaaaattttctttgtttgtaataaaaaattataaactttaaataagcatttagtgagctatttttaattaaaaatattgtaaattatttatgacatcataattataataaagatttttaaaaaaaaaatgtaggcTTGCCACATCATATTATTTCTAGAAATACTTTagaaagacaattgtcttttatttattataaagatttaGCTTGGGATAGTGATCATGGACATTTGCATAAATGAAACATGTTACgattcttttttaaatatactatATCAACGTGCAAAgtaatttattttcaaatttaaatttcaaagtCTTGAAAGCTCATTCAATAATTCTTTtcattctttattatttttaaattataatttaaaagcaTCAAATCCATTTCTTTATGATCCCTAGCCATaatctttattctttttgatTTCTTACTAATGTCACAGGTTCATTtgtctttctttaatttttttttttttaatatatttgttctCTCTTTCTACTTTTTAAGTATAAATTGCAGTGCATAATCTATGTGaatttcaatataaataaattatttttattagtaagtatttttttttttaaccatttgaCCATTAAATGTATACagataaattaaaactaattgaaaataatagaaaaaaagggtaattgtAGGAACCCTAACCCCGGTACTACAATTGaatacccatcgacccaccccgtatgagctatatgatgccggtaaaatactTCTATCCTAATATCCACATGATCTAGGCACCCCGAAGGATCAAACCCACGTATTTAAACAACACATatgggtctaggcttcattggtaagaggtaacttaaaaaatatattttttgtttacagtggggatcgaacctgagaccttaaggtaATCAAGTGTTTGTCTTACTACTACGCTAATTTCTTATTGGTTAATTGAAAATAATAGTAACAGTACATGAacatacatttaaaaaatagctacttttaaaagtatttcatatgttaactttttatatatgacataataataagtaaaaaaaatattgtagcCCTTAGatcattttgatgatttcataaacctttttaatagctttatcccaaaataagtatttattaattatttaattattaataattaaaaaaattatgtttgaaTGAATTATGTATTAGTTTATTTATAgatacatttatttaattattaatattgcAGTATATTATGTAAGGAAGAAAATCGATTTTTACTATCCATTCATggttacatacatatattttttaaattaaatagtgAACTCATATCAATTATAGAGACTAATGTTGTAACTTgtcaataataaaattataaataacattattattttaatctaaAATGTTGTGAATAAAAAGCTAAAGTTCATCTAAGATTCTTATTTCTCTAGCTGGGTGAATTTACAAAGAGTAATTCTAGGTTTTgcaaactttaatttatttattttttataaaaatgctaCGAAATTTGTTACAATTCAACGAAATTAGTTAAAATACATTATAGTccattcaaaaataatatcaaataagtattacataataaacattaagttttaaagtttacaaacaacaaaaaataaaactaattgtattaagaaaaatgttaaaaatggaaaaataaaaacatgaaaaaatcgGTTTTACAATTCGACAGTACCAGATAATACCGGCGGTAATGAACAATGTAAATAACTGAATACCGGGCTATAAGTTATTTTCaacaataaattaattttttttttccggtattttgataagtcataaattatttttattattaataaattaataaaagaaaattttatgaaTCAAGCATCATACATAGTAtggaaaaaattaataacttatttaatagtatttgattaatataatattatgtagTATTTAAAGAAATATAACTTTTATGTAGTATTTAAAGAAATATAACTTATAATAGATTGCAtggggaaaaaataaaaagatacacatacatttatgtatttatgatGGGATACATGATTCATAAAAGGAGTTTTACGTGTACATCTATCTATCAATCTATTTACGATCATGATTAGTACTCCATAACAATTATTTACGGTATATGATTTAGGGGTTGTCTaaccatataatatatatataatatataagtattaatgttgtcatttaataaagatgaaataattaaatttgatttaatggttttaaattaaagatgaaattcatctgacgattcttatttatttatcaatgaatttaggaccttgttatatatagattggtagattaatttaatattttcaatTAGTTTCATCAAGATCCAATCCGTAAGTTCTAAACAAGGACTTTAATGATGTACAGATTATTATCTTAAGTTTATAggtttaaaaaatagaaaaaaagtttgaatttcATAAATGCTTTATGTGGTTGTTTGAACTTAgacttttctatttttatattcttgAAGATAAAAACCAAGTATCATGGGTTTTAAAAACGTAGAATCTCGTCCAAACTACATTTTAAGACTTCAATTAAGAGGGCTCTTTGGTATTTCACGACTCATGAATCGATGATGGAGTTTAAAACGTGAAATGTCGAAATTTTCAGAGCTCGCTCTTGTTTGATCCCTCTTCTCATAAGTCATGATAAGAAATCGTCCTattttgtttgttgatgatgtttcGTCTACTTTTTTCTGTCCTTTGacttaattatttcattttttttctttttagatcaCCCTAAACTAAATTGTCAAATTAAACCTACAGTGAAACTTAAAGACAATATATTTCTTTTCAGCGATAACTTTCGAATAAAATATGTTCCGTCATCTAAATTAGGTGAAATCCTACTCAACTATAAACTATCGATTCAACTATAAACTATCGATTGTCTTAACCAGATTCCGTTACACCTATTGTAggtatcaaaaagaaaaaccttaatATGTGCTCGATCAACGGAAATCAATCCCTTTACCTTACTTGCAAAACTCCAGCTGACTCAATCGCTTGATCTGACATCATTGTCGAACTTAAAAGGATAATATGAATACGATTAGACGTGTTGATCCCATTTCCGCCATTTAATTCGTTGACCCATTAATAAAAACTACAGTAATATGACATGGATAACCTGCAAATAGGAGAAGGACACGTGGACATGTGAGCTAGGATATAATGTCTTGTTATGGGCTGTGGGGTTTAATTACTAGAGATGCACCAATCGGGGTCTCAATTCACATTTTGGACTATTATATGTATGATTTTGACAATATATAAATTTGCTTGGTCTCGAACAACATTTTAATTCTATTAATGCGATAGTAACCCCAACAGCTAACAAGTCTTGAATTGCATCCTTAGCTTTGAATGTTGTTTGATACATGGTAGATCTATCGAATAGAATCATATAATAACGCGTACAGTAGTACAACTAATCAGCTAGATCATTGTTAGTATTCATGACCGCTAGCTAATTAAATACATAGCTAGTTTTGTTATAATGGATATATAGTTAATCCAATACCAGTTTTTTATCCTATAATTCTTTAATATGATGAAACCagttattaataaaaatgattaatgtttttgagtttgaattttagttcagaattttctagaaaatagtTGATTAGTGGAGGAGTGGAAGGTTAGCAAGAAATGTGTTACAGTAAAAGTCAACATTTTCCACTTCCAACTTTCGCGTTTCAACCGATTAATTGAGTGTGTAGCTAGGTCGGCATATTGATCACTAGTTCAAAATTCAACCAACATTGTTATAATTAATCATGTGTACATGTTCATAGTTACATCAATCTACTACTATTGTCTAccaatttttttattcattgcATAACTCACAATTCACAAAGTAATCTTTTATACCAAGAAAACTTTAATAAGCATTATTATTAATTCGTGTATTATATGTCAGCTTATGAATTATTAATTCGGGTTTcgacccgtgcacatccctagttATAGATATGGATGTTACATGTATTTTCTTGGATGGTGTACGTAAATGTGTAATGGATATGGTGATTTAAGG
Coding sequences within:
- the LOC122590488 gene encoding ribonuclease 3-like protein 3 isoform X1, producing the protein MKSCMELNSMGSSCSWWQSLFSSSNVHCFKRLQQYAIQAKVKVMRSSSQENKALASLKEMEKVIGYKFKKKDLLQQAFTHPSYQGAESYERLEYVGDSILNFLISKQQFFMYPNLPPGSLTALRAANVDTEKLARVAVKYNFHKYLRHENPMLSKQIRVFTSALEKYPFHSFGLIDAPKTLADIVESTIGAIYVDSNSSIDTTWEVAKVLLEPMITPEMLQHNPVRKLNELCHKKKLKIRFRDKWSKQGVYEVFIDNQLKGRGEYKAKKEIALNRAAEDACNNILNSVNAKSNVTESEE
- the LOC122590488 gene encoding ribonuclease 3-like protein 3 isoform X2; this encodes MRSSSQENKALASLKEMEKVIGYKFKKKDLLQQAFTHPSYQGAESYERLEYVGDSILNFLISKQQFFMYPNLPPGSLTALRAANVDTEKLARVAVKYNFHKYLRHENPMLSKQIRVFTSALEKYPFHSFGLIDAPKTLADIVESTIGAIYVDSNSSIDTTWEVAKVLLEPMITPEMLQHNPVRKLNELCHKKKLKIRFRDKWSKQGVYEVFIDNQLKGRGEYKAKKEIALNRAAEDACNNILNSVNAKSNVTESEE